From the genome of Lawsonella clevelandensis, one region includes:
- the purM gene encoding phosphoribosylformylglycinamidine cyclo-ligase encodes MSVENPQSQGMSYAQAGVDIEAGDKAVELFAPLAKKATRPEVRGGLGGFAGLFALGTHYKEPLLAASSDGVGTKIDIARQMEIYNTVGLDLVAMVVDDLVVCGAEPLFLQDYISIGHVVPETVAKLVEGIAEGCVRSGCALLGGETAEHPGLMAPDEFDLAATGVGVVEAADVLGPEQVKAGDVCIAMASSGLHSNGYSLARKVLLDMAGLPLDAQVEEFGRTVGEELLEPTHIYAKDCLAVMAEAQVHTFCHVTGGGLVGNLARVIPDGLTADLDRATWNPGAVFRVIQKEGRVERADMEQTFNMGVGMVAVVASEDVDRAMAVLTARHIDSWVLGEVRVAEDASAPRATLRGNHPRF; translated from the coding sequence ATGAGTGTGGAAAACCCCCAGTCGCAAGGGATGTCCTACGCCCAAGCTGGTGTCGATATTGAAGCAGGCGATAAAGCAGTTGAGCTTTTCGCACCGCTCGCCAAGAAGGCCACCCGGCCCGAGGTACGCGGTGGGCTAGGCGGCTTCGCCGGCCTTTTCGCCCTCGGCACCCACTACAAGGAGCCGCTGTTGGCAGCCTCCTCCGACGGTGTTGGTACCAAGATTGACATTGCCCGCCAGATGGAGATCTACAATACGGTGGGTCTTGACCTGGTCGCTATGGTCGTGGACGACCTGGTGGTGTGCGGTGCGGAGCCGCTCTTCCTGCAAGACTACATCTCCATTGGCCATGTGGTGCCGGAGACAGTCGCCAAGCTGGTGGAGGGCATTGCGGAGGGCTGTGTGCGGTCTGGTTGCGCCCTGTTGGGTGGGGAAACCGCTGAGCACCCCGGGCTGATGGCCCCCGATGAGTTCGACTTGGCGGCTACTGGCGTGGGTGTGGTGGAAGCCGCTGACGTGTTGGGCCCGGAGCAGGTGAAGGCCGGCGATGTCTGCATCGCTATGGCGTCCTCGGGTCTGCACTCGAATGGCTACTCGCTGGCCCGGAAGGTGTTGCTGGATATGGCCGGTCTGCCCCTGGATGCCCAGGTGGAAGAGTTCGGCCGGACGGTGGGCGAAGAGCTGTTGGAGCCCACCCACATTTACGCCAAGGACTGCCTGGCGGTGATGGCAGAAGCGCAGGTTCACACGTTCTGTCACGTCACTGGTGGCGGTCTGGTCGGCAACCTGGCACGCGTTATTCCGGATGGACTTACCGCCGATCTGGACCGCGCTACCTGGAACCCGGGTGCGGTGTTCCGTGTCATCCAGAAGGAAGGCCGCGTGGAGCGTGCCGACATGGAGCAGACCTTCAATATGGGTGTGGGTATGGTTGCTGTGGTGGCCTCGGAGGATGTGGACCGGGCCATGGCTGTGCTGACTGCCCGCCATATTGATTCGTGGGTGCTGGGCGAGGTCCGTGTGGCTGAGGATGCCAGTGCGCCCCGCGCCACTCTGCGTGGTAACCATCCGCGCTTCTAG
- the cydB gene encoding cytochrome d ubiquinol oxidase subunit II, producing the protein MELQITWFVLVAVLFLGYFVLEGFDFGVGILSPFVSRHDNPDVEEKKRRVVLNTIGPHWDGNEVWLLTGGGALFASFPQWYATMFSGFYLALFLILLALIWRNVSIEFRGKIEAKGWRKAWDIGFFVGSLLPALLWGVAFANIVQGVDIDANKNILTPLWGLLNPYGLLGGLATLLLFTLHGGIFMALKTDGIVRESALKAVRYIAIPTIIVVAAFGLWTQLAHGKGWTWAALVIAALALIAAVALAWLGKEAAAFGLMCLTIAGVVVLLFGALYPYLMPSTLEGGYSLTIFNSSSTQYTLTVMTIAAGVMTPIVIAYQAWTFWVFRKRLTTALIPDGIGLEPAS; encoded by the coding sequence ATGGAATTGCAAATCACCTGGTTTGTTCTGGTCGCAGTCCTCTTCCTCGGCTACTTTGTGCTGGAAGGCTTCGACTTCGGTGTCGGCATTCTGTCCCCCTTCGTCTCTCGCCACGACAACCCTGATGTGGAAGAGAAGAAGCGCCGCGTTGTCCTGAACACCATCGGCCCCCACTGGGACGGCAACGAAGTGTGGCTCCTCACCGGTGGTGGCGCCCTCTTCGCCTCCTTCCCGCAGTGGTACGCCACCATGTTCAGCGGCTTCTACCTCGCCCTGTTCCTCATCCTCCTTGCCCTCATCTGGCGCAACGTCTCCATCGAGTTCCGCGGCAAGATTGAGGCCAAGGGATGGCGCAAGGCCTGGGATATCGGATTCTTCGTCGGCTCCCTGCTACCGGCACTTCTCTGGGGTGTGGCCTTCGCCAACATCGTCCAGGGTGTCGACATTGACGCCAACAAGAACATCCTCACCCCGCTGTGGGGTCTGCTGAACCCCTACGGCCTGCTCGGTGGCCTAGCCACCCTGCTGCTGTTCACCCTCCACGGTGGCATCTTCATGGCCCTCAAGACCGACGGTATCGTTCGTGAATCTGCCCTCAAGGCAGTTCGCTACATCGCCATCCCTACGATCATCGTGGTGGCAGCCTTCGGCCTGTGGACCCAACTGGCACACGGAAAGGGCTGGACCTGGGCTGCCCTCGTTATCGCCGCACTCGCCCTGATTGCCGCCGTCGCCCTGGCATGGCTCGGAAAAGAAGCAGCTGCTTTCGGCCTCATGTGCCTCACCATTGCCGGTGTGGTCGTGCTGCTGTTCGGTGCCCTCTACCCGTACCTCATGCCGAGCACCCTGGAAGGTGGCTACTCACTGACCATCTTCAACTCCTCGTCCACCCAATACACTCTGACGGTGATGACCATCGCCGCAGGTGTGATGACGCCGATCGTCATCGCTTACCAAGCCTGGACCTTCTGGGTCTTCCGTAAGCGACTGACCACGGCCCTCATCCCCGATGGAATCGGCCTGGAGCCGGCTTCCTAA
- a CDS encoding cytochrome ubiquinol oxidase subunit I, translating to MDVLDLSRWQFGITTVYHFIFVPLTLGLTVLVAIMQSMWMGTKKEGWYRATKFFGKLMIINFALGVATGIVQEFQFGMNWSGYSAYVGDVFGAPLAFEGLMAFFLESTFLGLWIFGWGRLPRKAHLASAWAFALATNISAFWIITANGFMQHPVGAKFNPETGRAELVDFGALLSNPAGLLAFSHVISASFLLSATFIAGIAGWWMSRIVRNRSLPGGFEKEEIGEHTVDDAENVFRPVFRLGLLAMIISGLLVMGTGHLQMQWVFKDQPMKGAAAELVCKTEMDPNFSALTVAPGNNCENAKEVIGVPHVLSLLLEMKPTGVKVEGVENLQQQYEDIYGPGDYRPNLLVTYWTFRLMIAMGLLSAILAIIGLVVTRKGKIPTSKHFGRFALFCLPFPFLGHSFGWIMTEMGRQPWIVHPNPSGDPRIHLTVAEAVSPLETYEVWISVIGFTLVYLILAVVWFYLMRRYTVEGLLEHDKEPLPEFKDEDKDGYPDHAQDENGDSTPLSFAY from the coding sequence ATGGATGTTTTAGACCTTTCCCGGTGGCAATTCGGGATCACCACGGTCTATCACTTCATCTTCGTGCCATTGACGCTGGGCCTCACGGTCCTCGTTGCCATCATGCAGTCTATGTGGATGGGCACGAAGAAGGAGGGGTGGTACCGCGCTACCAAGTTCTTCGGCAAGTTGATGATCATCAACTTCGCCCTCGGTGTCGCAACCGGCATCGTGCAGGAGTTCCAGTTCGGTATGAACTGGTCTGGATACTCTGCCTACGTCGGTGACGTCTTCGGCGCACCGCTCGCCTTCGAAGGCCTTATGGCTTTCTTCCTCGAGTCCACCTTCCTGGGACTCTGGATCTTCGGCTGGGGTCGTCTGCCGCGCAAGGCTCACCTTGCATCTGCCTGGGCATTCGCACTAGCAACCAACATCTCAGCCTTCTGGATTATCACCGCCAACGGATTCATGCAGCACCCTGTCGGTGCCAAGTTCAATCCGGAAACTGGCCGCGCAGAACTCGTTGACTTTGGTGCCCTGCTCAGCAACCCTGCCGGTCTGCTAGCCTTCAGCCACGTCATCTCCGCCTCCTTCCTCCTCTCCGCCACCTTTATCGCTGGCATCGCCGGCTGGTGGATGTCCCGCATCGTGCGTAACCGCTCCCTGCCGGGTGGCTTCGAGAAGGAAGAAATCGGCGAGCACACTGTGGACGACGCCGAAAATGTCTTCCGTCCGGTCTTCCGCCTCGGCCTCCTAGCGATGATCATCTCTGGCTTGCTCGTCATGGGCACTGGCCACCTGCAGATGCAGTGGGTCTTTAAGGATCAGCCGATGAAGGGTGCTGCCGCTGAGCTGGTCTGCAAGACCGAAATGGACCCGAACTTCTCTGCCCTCACTGTGGCCCCGGGCAACAACTGTGAAAACGCCAAGGAAGTCATTGGTGTTCCGCACGTGCTGTCCCTGCTTCTCGAAATGAAGCCGACTGGTGTCAAGGTGGAAGGTGTAGAAAACCTCCAACAGCAGTACGAAGACATCTACGGCCCCGGTGATTACCGCCCGAACCTCCTCGTTACCTACTGGACTTTCCGCCTTATGATCGCGATGGGCCTCCTCAGCGCCATTCTCGCCATCATCGGCCTGGTCGTCACCCGCAAGGGCAAGATCCCCACCAGCAAGCACTTCGGTCGCTTTGCACTCTTCTGCCTGCCCTTCCCGTTCCTCGGCCACTCCTTCGGCTGGATCATGACGGAGATGGGCCGCCAGCCCTGGATCGTGCACCCGAACCCCTCGGGTGACCCACGCATCCACCTGACGGTCGCAGAAGCCGTCTCGCCGCTGGAGACCTACGAGGTGTGGATCTCGGTGATTGGCTTCACCCTGGTCTACCTCATCCTCGCCGTCGTCTGGTTCTACCTCATGCGTCGCTACACCGTGGAAGGTCTGCTGGAGCATGACAAGGAACCCTTGCCCGAATTCAAGGATGAGGACAAGGACGGCTACCCTGACCACGCTCAAGACGAGAACGGGGACTCCACTCCGCTCTCCTTCGCTTACTAA
- the cydD gene encoding thiol reductant ABC exporter subunit CydD, with the protein MKNNKERRQPPIDPRLWKASRSARSYLVLSVVVGVLIATQMIVVAWCIATITSGIITTPSTRHLNAWTLELSLLAGMIVLRALTGWVQDRFAHRSAGRVVLDLRLALLRAARRTNPRVLAAHRDELRTIATSGLDGLPAYLISYVPALMLAATVSPLTWLAILWADRLSAIIIAITIPLIPLFMILVGMLTEERTRRHLNSMKTLSSTLLDLVAGLPTLISLGREKGPAHTVRKVGEDHFAASMSSLRIAFLSSAVLELLSTLCVALVAVELGFRLMGYTGQVPLFNAVFVLILVADVYKPLRTVGSKFHDSEDGQHAADRAFTAIALADERSHHQPETDTFGTLAPASRITVTDLTISSRGAYAPYQLSFTAEPGQITVLTGANGVGKSTSFLSILGMSGMLPGDPGVYGSITVDGHLVTDIPTAHLWDHVSWLPQRAALIAGTVRDNLGVPTTAGDTTAGKTKSPQQLDMAAIAEAAQQTGFDLVLDQLPDGYDTWLGSGGLGLSLGQRQRLALTRTLADTTRHVLLLDEPTAHLDGEAEDRVIARLRQRASTGDTILIVGHRDKLLQAADKVVPVARLDKDTEVSEETSLIPTLAPTAEEVG; encoded by the coding sequence GTGAAGAACAACAAAGAACGCCGACAACCGCCAATTGATCCACGACTGTGGAAAGCTTCTCGAAGTGCCCGCAGTTACCTGGTTCTCTCGGTAGTTGTCGGCGTTCTCATCGCCACCCAAATGATCGTCGTTGCCTGGTGCATCGCCACCATCACCAGCGGCATCATCACCACGCCCAGCACTCGCCACCTCAACGCCTGGACACTGGAACTCAGCCTCCTCGCCGGCATGATCGTGCTGCGTGCCCTCACCGGCTGGGTACAAGACCGCTTCGCCCACCGGTCAGCCGGCCGTGTCGTCCTCGACCTGCGCCTCGCCCTTCTCCGCGCCGCCCGCCGCACTAACCCGCGCGTACTGGCCGCCCACCGCGATGAACTCCGCACCATCGCCACCTCGGGATTGGACGGGCTCCCCGCCTACCTCATCAGTTACGTCCCCGCGCTCATGCTGGCAGCCACCGTCAGCCCCCTCACCTGGCTGGCAATTCTCTGGGCGGACCGGCTTTCCGCCATCATCATCGCCATCACTATCCCGCTCATCCCCCTCTTCATGATCCTCGTTGGCATGCTCACCGAAGAACGCACCCGCCGTCACCTCAACTCTATGAAGACGCTCTCCAGCACCCTCCTCGACTTGGTGGCCGGCCTCCCCACCCTGATCTCCCTCGGCCGTGAAAAAGGCCCCGCTCATACCGTCCGCAAAGTCGGGGAAGACCACTTCGCCGCCAGCATGTCCTCACTGCGCATCGCCTTCCTCTCCAGCGCGGTGCTGGAACTCCTCTCCACCCTCTGTGTCGCTCTCGTCGCCGTCGAATTGGGCTTCCGACTCATGGGCTACACCGGCCAAGTCCCCCTCTTCAACGCCGTCTTCGTCCTCATTCTGGTGGCGGACGTCTACAAACCACTCCGCACCGTCGGATCGAAATTCCACGATTCTGAAGACGGCCAACATGCCGCCGACCGCGCCTTCACGGCCATTGCCCTGGCCGACGAACGCTCCCACCACCAGCCGGAGACGGACACCTTCGGCACCCTCGCTCCAGCGAGCCGCATCACCGTCACCGACCTCACCATTAGCTCGCGCGGCGCCTACGCCCCCTACCAGCTCTCCTTCACCGCCGAACCAGGGCAGATTACTGTCCTCACCGGTGCGAATGGCGTCGGCAAATCCACAAGCTTCCTCAGCATCCTCGGAATGTCCGGCATGCTCCCCGGAGACCCCGGCGTCTACGGCAGTATCACCGTCGATGGCCACCTCGTCACTGACATCCCCACCGCACACCTGTGGGACCACGTCAGCTGGCTACCGCAACGCGCTGCCCTTATCGCCGGCACTGTGCGCGACAACCTTGGCGTCCCCACTACCGCCGGAGACACTACTGCCGGAAAAACCAAGTCGCCCCAACAGCTCGATATGGCAGCTATCGCCGAAGCAGCCCAGCAAACGGGCTTCGACCTCGTGCTCGACCAGCTCCCTGACGGCTACGACACCTGGCTCGGTTCCGGAGGCCTTGGCCTCAGCCTGGGGCAGCGTCAGCGCCTCGCTCTCACCCGCACCCTCGCCGATACCACGCGCCACGTGCTACTACTCGACGAACCCACCGCCCACCTCGATGGGGAAGCAGAAGACCGGGTGATTGCCCGCCTCCGCCAGCGAGCCTCCACCGGGGACACTATCCTCATTGTGGGCCACCGGGACAAACTTCTTCAGGCGGCAGACAAGGTCGTGCCGGTCGCACGGCTGGACAAGGATACCGAGGTGAGTGAAGAAACATCACTCATCCCCACTCTCGCCCCCACGGCTGAGGAGGTCGGCTAG
- the ygfZ gene encoding CAF17-like 4Fe-4S cluster assembly/insertion protein YgfZ, which produces MTTSYQFPHAVPGPASVQSPTWHCGDPFAEQRSAHHNGALIDFRHLAVLSISGEDSPSWLHSLLSQKVVDMPADSITRSELRRAHVLDAHGHILEECWVARTSDGYLLATPQSHQHSLLDYLTSMMFWSRVTVTATDHTVTAILGPIAPEDAADVAQSTSEAPENTTASPAATAIENNGLPLPQHPLTPPAPAPRPPLSAPIADIIENNNLVAAGGYPRGLPLTLLFVPPTADLPAVVDALLATDLTAAGSWTWDALRCATGLPEITTDVDERSLPHEYDAVGDPATGAAASVTKGCYRGQETVAKIHNVGLPPRRQVVLLLDGSSELRPTPGTALYADPEQKKVAGRIGTVADHWEYGPMALALIRRTVDDATELTWKTDEGTGSAAIVSELSVHPAEHRAGRDAVQNFRSSARQRNL; this is translated from the coding sequence ATGACTACCAGCTACCAGTTCCCCCATGCGGTTCCTGGCCCTGCTTCCGTTCAGAGCCCCACCTGGCACTGCGGTGACCCCTTCGCCGAGCAGCGTTCCGCCCACCACAACGGTGCCCTCATCGACTTCCGCCACCTCGCCGTTCTCAGCATCAGTGGAGAAGACTCCCCCAGCTGGTTACACTCCCTCCTCTCCCAAAAAGTCGTCGACATGCCCGCCGACTCCATTACCCGCAGCGAACTGCGCCGCGCCCACGTCCTCGACGCCCACGGACACATTCTCGAAGAATGCTGGGTAGCCCGCACCAGTGATGGATACCTCCTCGCCACTCCGCAGAGCCACCAGCACAGCCTGCTCGACTACCTCACCAGTATGATGTTCTGGTCGCGCGTCACCGTCACCGCAACTGACCACACCGTCACCGCCATCCTTGGCCCCATCGCACCGGAAGACGCAGCAGACGTAGCACAGAGCACCTCCGAAGCGCCTGAGAACACAACGGCTAGCCCTGCTGCGACAGCCATAGAGAACAACGGTCTACCCCTTCCCCAGCATCCACTCACCCCTCCCGCCCCTGCTCCCCGGCCGCCACTCTCCGCGCCAATTGCCGACATAATCGAGAACAACAACCTCGTCGCAGCTGGCGGATATCCCCGTGGACTTCCCCTCACTCTGCTCTTCGTCCCGCCCACTGCAGATCTCCCAGCAGTTGTTGACGCACTGCTAGCCACCGATCTCACCGCTGCCGGCAGCTGGACCTGGGATGCACTACGCTGCGCTACAGGGCTACCGGAAATCACCACTGATGTGGATGAACGGTCTCTCCCCCACGAATATGACGCCGTCGGTGACCCCGCCACCGGTGCCGCTGCATCCGTCACCAAAGGCTGCTACCGAGGGCAGGAAACTGTCGCCAAGATTCACAATGTGGGCCTCCCGCCGCGACGCCAGGTCGTCCTTCTCCTCGATGGATCCTCCGAATTGCGCCCCACACCCGGCACAGCGCTCTACGCGGATCCCGAGCAGAAAAAAGTCGCCGGGCGCATTGGCACAGTCGCAGACCACTGGGAATACGGCCCCATGGCCCTGGCGCTTATCCGCCGCACGGTGGACGACGCCACCGAACTCACCTGGAAAACAGACGAAGGTACAGGTAGCGCTGCAATCGTCAGCGAGCTTTCGGTTCATCCCGCCGAACACCGTGCGGGCCGAGACGCAGTTCAAAACTTCCGATCTTCGGCACGGCAAAGGAACTTGTAA
- the cydC gene encoding thiol reductant ABC exporter subunit CydC — MNELRFAFDLLRMNKWRVALAVIMGSITLLAALSLAGLSAWLIARTWQKPLVAAITVSVTCVRALGVSRGLFRYLDRLSSHKVALGGLVNARETIYQRLAAGDPTVVLRMRKGDFLARLGSDVDDVGDLIVRAIIPACVALVLDVVAVVWMSILSPWAGLVLAITLLLAGVLVPWLSARSYTAAEEARAEAEHDLYSDVVTVMDHAPELAVAGRLDTVIDSADRAGQRSLREEDRSAVPNAIASAIGPVATWLTVLACLIMGIILYAQNGAGVTFAETTAMQPTTLLVMALLPLAAFEASDQLPTAAQQYVQSRASLRRLRELLTPPRTTEGTPVPADASAGTPAVQVENLVAGWDSVHPLNEPLSVQLQPGERVVIVGPSGIGKTTLLSTMAGLLPALNGSTHIHGVDVSTAEETSLRATVGVFPEDAHLFDTTVLENLHVVTGDLTEDAAVAALQKVGLGEWLDNLPAGVHTQLVGGAEAVSGGERRRILLARALVSQRPVVFLDEPTEHMDAVDVTVMMQRILAADDIFTPDQAVVVVTHVLPDHLPEGVQVMSVEPTPERRLLTV, encoded by the coding sequence GTGAACGAGCTGCGCTTTGCCTTTGATCTGCTCCGCATGAATAAGTGGCGGGTAGCCCTCGCCGTTATCATGGGCAGCATTACCCTCTTGGCGGCTCTCAGCCTAGCCGGGCTGTCTGCCTGGCTCATTGCGCGCACGTGGCAGAAACCATTGGTTGCCGCTATCACTGTTTCGGTGACTTGTGTGCGGGCACTAGGCGTCTCCCGCGGTCTTTTCCGCTACCTGGATCGCCTTTCCTCCCACAAAGTGGCATTAGGCGGGTTGGTCAACGCCCGCGAAACGATCTACCAGCGGCTCGCCGCCGGCGACCCTACCGTGGTGCTACGGATGCGCAAGGGCGACTTCCTTGCCCGCCTCGGCTCCGATGTAGATGACGTGGGAGACCTCATCGTCCGCGCGATCATTCCCGCCTGCGTGGCCCTCGTGCTGGATGTCGTCGCTGTGGTGTGGATGAGCATCCTTTCCCCGTGGGCCGGACTCGTGCTGGCCATCACCCTCCTCTTGGCCGGTGTGCTGGTGCCATGGCTCTCTGCCCGCTCCTACACCGCCGCCGAGGAAGCCCGGGCGGAGGCGGAACACGACCTCTACTCGGATGTCGTTACCGTCATGGACCATGCTCCCGAGCTGGCAGTGGCGGGACGTCTTGACACAGTTATTGATTCCGCTGATCGTGCCGGACAGCGCAGCCTGCGGGAAGAAGACCGTAGCGCGGTTCCCAACGCTATCGCCTCCGCCATCGGTCCAGTGGCCACCTGGCTGACTGTGCTAGCCTGCCTGATTATGGGCATTATCCTCTACGCCCAGAATGGGGCAGGGGTGACCTTTGCCGAGACGACTGCCATGCAACCCACCACCCTGTTGGTGATGGCTCTCCTCCCGCTCGCTGCCTTTGAAGCCTCCGACCAGTTGCCGACAGCCGCACAACAGTACGTGCAGTCGCGCGCTTCGCTCCGCAGGCTCCGCGAGCTCCTCACCCCACCCCGTACGACGGAGGGAACTCCCGTACCAGCGGACGCATCGGCAGGTACACCGGCAGTGCAGGTGGAGAACCTAGTGGCCGGCTGGGATTCCGTGCATCCTCTCAATGAGCCACTCAGTGTGCAGCTGCAGCCCGGCGAACGAGTGGTTATTGTGGGCCCCTCCGGAATTGGGAAAACCACCTTGCTCTCTACCATGGCTGGTTTGCTTCCGGCTCTCAACGGATCGACCCATATCCATGGCGTGGATGTGTCCACAGCAGAAGAGACCAGCCTGCGTGCCACAGTGGGAGTATTCCCCGAGGACGCGCACCTCTTCGATACGACAGTGTTAGAGAACCTGCATGTGGTGACGGGTGACCTCACGGAGGACGCGGCCGTGGCCGCCCTCCAGAAGGTGGGCTTGGGTGAGTGGCTCGACAACCTTCCGGCGGGAGTGCACACCCAGCTGGTAGGCGGTGCAGAAGCAGTCTCTGGCGGCGAGCGCCGCCGTATCCTACTGGCACGCGCTTTAGTGTCGCAGCGCCCGGTGGTGTTCCTCGACGAGCCCACCGAGCATATGGACGCGGTGGACGTGACCGTGATGATGCAGCGTATTTTAGCCGCAGACGATATCTTCACCCCCGACCAAGCGGTCGTAGTAGTGACACATGTGCTGCCGGATCACCTGCCGGAAGGGGTGCAGGTGATGAGTGTGGAGCCGACACCCGAGCGCCGGCTCCTGACCGTCTAG
- the purF gene encoding amidophosphoribosyltransferase, protein MSTMTSPLDDLGEQKPREECGVFAVWAPEEDVAKLTFYGLFALQHRGQEAAGIAVGDGHQTIVFKDLGLVNQVFDEQTLQAMRGNVAIGHTRYSTTGASSWENAQPMFRSTGEGTGVALAHNGNLVNTTALKRRAVQLGIMPENKLAGCASDTDVVASLLAHTAVNQGLEEAALHLLPKVEGAFCFVMCDTDTIYAARDPYGVRPLSLGRLERGWVVASETCALDIVGASYVRDIEPGEFVTINATGVHSRRFAEPRHARCIFEHVYLARPDSFLNGRSVNAARVEIGRSLAREHPCDGDLVIPVPESGTPAAVGYAQESGIPFAQGLTKNSYVGRTFIQPSQTIRQLGIRLKLNPLREVIRGKRLVVVDDSIVRGNTQRALVSMLREAGAAEVHVRIASPPVKWPCFYGIDFASPAELIANGVDDADDILEGVRRAIGADSLGFVSQESMVNSTCQPANEMCCACFDGQYPIKLPPENPLVKPLLHMKGANCVVASDTQVPDDLLDLVEPEEQITNTLQ, encoded by the coding sequence CCTGTTTGCACTGCAACACCGCGGCCAGGAAGCCGCCGGTATCGCCGTCGGTGACGGCCACCAAACGATCGTCTTTAAAGACCTTGGCCTGGTAAACCAGGTCTTCGACGAGCAAACCCTCCAGGCCATGCGCGGCAATGTTGCGATCGGCCACACTCGCTACTCCACCACCGGTGCTTCCAGCTGGGAAAACGCCCAGCCCATGTTCCGGTCCACCGGCGAAGGTACTGGCGTGGCGCTGGCCCATAATGGCAACCTCGTCAACACCACCGCACTTAAGCGGCGCGCTGTCCAACTCGGCATCATGCCGGAAAATAAACTGGCCGGCTGTGCCTCCGACACCGACGTTGTGGCCTCACTGCTGGCCCATACCGCTGTCAACCAAGGGCTGGAAGAAGCCGCCCTGCATCTTCTTCCCAAAGTTGAGGGCGCCTTCTGCTTCGTCATGTGCGACACCGACACCATCTATGCTGCGCGCGACCCCTACGGGGTGCGTCCCCTCAGCCTGGGCCGGCTGGAGCGCGGCTGGGTGGTCGCGTCCGAAACCTGCGCCCTCGATATCGTGGGTGCCTCTTACGTGCGCGATATTGAACCCGGCGAGTTCGTCACCATTAATGCCACCGGCGTGCACTCGCGTCGCTTTGCCGAGCCGCGCCATGCCCGCTGTATCTTCGAGCATGTCTACCTGGCCCGCCCCGACTCCTTCCTGAACGGGCGCTCGGTCAATGCGGCCCGGGTGGAGATTGGTCGCAGCCTCGCCCGCGAGCACCCCTGCGATGGCGATCTCGTCATTCCGGTTCCGGAGTCCGGTACCCCTGCTGCGGTAGGTTACGCGCAAGAATCTGGTATTCCTTTCGCACAGGGTCTCACCAAGAACTCCTATGTTGGCCGTACCTTCATTCAGCCCTCTCAGACCATCCGCCAACTGGGTATACGTCTTAAGCTTAACCCACTGCGCGAAGTGATCCGCGGGAAGCGGCTGGTGGTCGTGGATGATTCCATTGTGCGTGGCAATACCCAGCGTGCCCTGGTGAGTATGCTGCGGGAAGCCGGCGCGGCGGAGGTCCATGTCCGTATTGCCTCCCCGCCGGTGAAGTGGCCCTGCTTCTACGGCATTGACTTCGCCTCCCCGGCAGAGCTCATTGCCAACGGCGTGGATGATGCCGATGACATTCTGGAAGGTGTGCGGCGGGCGATCGGTGCCGATTCGCTGGGCTTCGTCTCCCAGGAGTCGATGGTCAACTCCACCTGTCAGCCGGCCAACGAAATGTGCTGTGCCTGCTTTGATGGTCAGTACCCCATTAAACTTCCCCCGGAGAATCCGCTGGTGAAGCCCCTTCTGCACATGAAGGGTGCCAACTGTGTGGTGGCCTCCGATACCCAGGTGCCAGACGATCTGCTGGACCTAGTAGAACCTGAAGAACAGATCACCAACACCCTGCAGTAA
- a CDS encoding DUF3073 domain-containing protein, producing the protein MGRGRAKAKQAKVARQLKYNSPETDFESLQRELSGSSGDDDLYVDKWADEYDDADDGDDDQYKKYADWQ; encoded by the coding sequence ATGGGCCGCGGCCGTGCCAAGGCGAAGCAGGCCAAAGTTGCTCGCCAGTTGAAGTACAACTCTCCTGAGACAGATTTTGAAAGCCTCCAGCGTGAGCTGTCAGGCTCCTCCGGGGATGACGATCTCTACGTCGATAAGTGGGCGGACGAGTACGACGACGCCGATGACGGTGACGACGATCAGTACAAGAAATACGCAGATTGGCAATGA